TCGCGACAATCATCAGCATCCCGAGGTGGGCCATTGTCGAAGGTGCGAATTTCGACTCCGCGAGCAAAACCGTCATGAACAGAATCCCGAGCACGGTCCCGCCGAGGACAAACGCCGAGATCATTATTCCCGTTTGAGACTTTTCTGCCGCACCATAGTCGCGCGCCGCGGACGCGAGCCCCTTCAGTGTAACCAGCACGAAGATCAGGCGCAACACCTCACAGACCCCGGCCAACAGCGAGACGATGTATTCTCCGCCAATGCTCCGCGATTGGTAAAAGAGCACCGGCAGGAACGCATCCACGGACGGGAGCGCGGACACCATCGACATCCACGCGAACGAACCCACTCCGCCGAACCCGCGTGCGAACCCGATCCCACCGCCCCCGTGCAGGTTACTAAACGTAACTCCCAACAGGATCAGGTGAACGCTCGACAGGACGGTTGAGGTGATCGCCATCCCGCGCCCGCGGTTCGATCCCGCGATGGCGAACGAACACCCGACCAGCCCCACGATCCAGGCGCCCAGCCCGATCAGACCGGGGAGGACGACGAGGATCTCCAGAGCCGATTCCAGCCCGGCTCCGCCACCACCGCCTCCGCTGCTGCTGCTTCGCGAAGACGGACTCGAACTGGTCGCAGCGGCCACCCCGACCCACGCGATCAGCGCGTAGAGGGTGAGCAACCCGTAAGCCGCGAGGTTCAACCAAAAAGAGATCGACAGTAGCAGCGCGGCAACTTTGCCCTTCGCGAACACCGCGCGCTTGTTGGAACGCGGTTTTTCGTCTTCATCGTCATCGTCGCGGCGCTTCTTTTTCTTCCGCGGGCGATCATCTTCCTCGTCTTCATCATCGTCGCGGCGCCGACTTTTGCTCCGCGGCCGGTCGTCCTCGTCATCCTCGTAAGAGCGAGTTTTTTTCTTCTGGGGCCGGTCGTCTTCGTCCGCGTCGTCCTTGTAGTATTGGAGCCCTTTCCGCGGCTTCTCGTCCACGACCTCAAAGTCTGCGTCGTCTGCGACGCCGGGCTTCGCGGGTTTCGGAACAGCAATCGATCGTGATCCCAACGCGGGAGCCTTCGGTGTGGGGGTATTCACCACCTCGAACGCGCTTGCTTGAGGCTCAGTTATGGGGAATATCGTGCTGCATTTGGGGCACTTCGCGCTGCCCTTCGCCCCGTCGGGGATCTTCAATTGAGTGGGGCATTTGGGGCAAGTAACGACCGGCACCGGGGCGTCCTCGGCGGGGGGCGGTAGTGGTGAGAATTATTGTTTTAACGTGTCCCCCGCAGAGTGAGCAATGCCGGATGCCTTGGAAACGTGGAGCGCGGAATGCGGAGCACGGAATGGAAAACGGAGAAATGGTCCGATTCAACGACCGACTTGTTTTTATTTCCCGCTCTGAATTCCGCGCTCCGCGTTTTCACTCAGGCCGTTCCCAGTTCGGCGAGAATGGTCGCGGCCTTGTTCGCGTCCGCAACGGAGTCGAAGGTCGCGTAGCCGATGAATTTGCCGCCCACGACGGACATCACCAGCCCGTGCAGATTGATGCCGGCCATTTCCCACGCCTGGGTCACGCGCCCACCCAGCCCGGCCTTGTCGTCGCCCTCGACCCGCATGACGATCGGCTCGCCGACCTCGTGCAGCCCCGCGGCGCGAGCGGCGGCCAGCTCACCGTTGCCGTGGAGCGGGGCCACGTACAGGTCGCCCACGCCCGCTTTGGTGAGCGAGCGCTGACTGTACACGTATTCCAGGTGGGCACCCGCCTCGGCCAGTTTCTTCAACTTCGCCGCCGTTCCGCCCGGCTTGTCCTCTACCTCCGCGTGAAAGAGGTGGACCCGCTGCATCTTGAAGCTCATGAGAGTTGCCTCCTAAATAATGTCGCGGTTGTGACGTGCTACGCGACAGGTCTGCCATTCGGGATGATAACTCTAGCACCGTGCATTGCAACAGGTTAGCGTTGTTGAATCTGCCGCTCACCACCCCGCGAGGTCCGCATGCGCTGGTTCGCATTGTACGCCCCAATTGTCATCGCACTGTCACTCCCATTTGTTCCTGCGCGTGACCCCGTACCCGTCGCAAACACAAGCGCCGACGCCGAAAAGGTGCTCGCGTTCAAGAACGCAACGATTCACACTGCGGTCGACGATAAGCCCCTGGAAAACGCAACGCTCGTCGTTCGCGGCGGCAAAATTATAGACCTGGGCGCTGCCGAGGTCCGGATTCCTGCCGGTGCGGAGGTGATCGACCTCAAAGGCGCGGTCATTATTCCGGGTTTGGTGGACACGCACTCCCACGTCGGTGTGTCAAGTCGCCCGGGAGTTTCGGCCAACAATGACCTCAGTGAAATGAGCGGCCCCGTGCAACCGAGTGTGCGGGCAATCGACTCGTTCAACGCGGACGACCCCGGCATCCGCATGGCCACCGCCGGTGGCGTAACCACTGCAAACGTGATGCCCGGGTCCGGAAACGTCATCGGCGGCCAGACGGTGTACGTGAAGTACCGCGGGCGGAGCATTGAAGAGATGCGGATCACCGGACGCGCGGGCGCAAAAGACATCGTCGGTGGCTTAAAAATGGCCAACGGCGAGAATCCGAAAGGGTACGGGCGCGGGAAGGGTGTCGCGCCGTTCACGCGCATGAAGATCGCGGCCCTCCAGCGCGAAACGTTCCAGAAGGCGAAGGAGTACAAGGCCAAGATTGACGCGGGCGGAAAAGTGGACCGCGACATCACGCTCGAACCGCTCGTGGAGGTACTCGAAGGCAAGCGCACGGTCCACTTCCACTGCCACCGGGCCGACGACCTGCTCACCGCGGTCCGGATCAGCGAGGAATTCGGCTTCGAGATCGTGCTGCAACACGCGACCGAGGGGTACCGCGTGGCGGACGTGCTCGCGAAAAAGAAGATCCCCGTTTCGCTCACGATCATCGACAGCCCCGGCGGGAAAGCCGAAACGATGGGGCTCCTCGAAGAGAACGCGGCCGTTCTGAACAAGGCGGGTGTGACGGTCACGATCAACACTGACGACAGCATCACCGAATCGCGGTTCATGCTCCGCTCGGCGGCAATCGCCCTTCGCGGGGGCATGAGCGAAGCGGACGCATTGAAGGCCGTCACCATCACCGCCGCTAAGTTGCTCCACCTCGACCACCGGCTCGGTTCACTGGCGAAGGGTAAAGATGCGGACTTCGCCATCCTCAACGGCGCGCCGTTCAGCGTGTACACGCGCGTGACGCAGACCTGGATCGACGGCAAAAAGGTGTTCGACGAAACCACCGACCGCGCCTATCGCGACGGCGGGTTTGCGCTGCCCGCGAGCGAGAAATTGCCGGCAGAGAAGGGGCGCTTCGGGGAGGGAGCCCGGCCCGTTCCGAAAACCGAGAATCGCACGTTCGACGGGAGCACGGCCGAACTGAAAGGCGCCGTTGCGGTACAAGCGGACCACATCCACACAACAGGTCCGATCGGCACGTTCGCGGGAACAGTCATCGTCAAGGACGGGAAGGTGCTGCACGTCCTCCGCGGCGAGCACACGTTCAAGAACATGCCTGTGTACAAGGCGAAGCACGTAACGCCGGGGTTAATCGACCCGTTCTGTTCGGTGGGCCTGAGCGGTGCGTGGAACATCCCCGCGGACCAGGACCAGGACGAACCGAGTGACCCGAACCAGTCCGACCTGAGCGCGCTGGACGGCTTCAACCCGCGCGAGCCGCTGCTCGACTTCCTCCAGGCGAACGGGATCACGGTTGTTCACGCGACCCCGGGCCGGCAGAACCCGATCGCCGGGCGCGGGGGCGTGTTCCGCGCGGACGGCGCGACCGTTGATAGTGCGGCGATCGTCCCGGTCGGCTCGGTGATCGTGAACCTCGGCGAGTCGTCGAAGGGCAAAACGCCGACGTCGCGCATGGGCGTTGCGGCCCTCGTGCGGAAGGCGTTCGCGGACGCTCAGACCTACCAGAAACAGGCCGGCTCCAAGAACGCGAAGCACGAAGCGCTGATTCCCGCACTCGAAGGCAAGGTGCCCGTGTACTTCGCCGCGCACCGCAAGGACGACATTCAGACCGCGCTGCGCCTCGCGTCCGAGTTCAAACTGAAGCCGGTTATCGCGCTCGGAACTGAAGGATACCGCATGGTGGACGAACTCAAGAAGGCCGGGGTGCCGGTCGTGGTTCACCCGACGATGCAGCGCGCGGGCGGGAGCATGGAAACGCTCCACTCGTATACCGGAACAGCCCGTGTGCTGGAGGAAGCGGGAATCCCGGTCACGATCTGCACCGGGTTCGAGGGTTACGTGCCCAAAACGCGCGTGCTGCGCTACGAAGCGGCGATGGCCGTCGCCGCCGGTATGGAAAGCGAACGCGCGCTGCGTGCGATCACCATCAACGCCGCGAAGCTGCTCGGAATCGAGAAGGAGTGCGGCAGCATCGAAGTGGGCAAGGTCGCAGATCTCGTGCTGTACGACGGCGACCCGTTCGAGCACGCGACGCACGTCACACAGACGATCATGCGCGGGAAGATCGTCTACGACCGGAGCGACTACCTGAAGCTGCCGTTCGAGCGCCGCATTCTCACTCTCACCGGCGGCGGGAGCGGTGTGGGGTGCTGTATGGGTTGGTGACGGGATACTTCCTGGGCCGCGGGCGTCTCGCTAAACCATGCGGGCAAGACGCCCGCGGCCCAGGGTGAAATTACTCGCTCAAGTCGCCTTCGGTGAAGAGCGTGAACCCCTGGGCCTCCAGTGCGGGGGCCGCGCTCTCGAAGTCGTCCACATACACCGCGATGGCCGTGTTGCCCAGCGGCCCGACACCGATCAGTAGCGGGTACATGTAGCAGATGTTGATCTCGGCGCTGAGGAGCGCCTTCGTGATCGTCAGCAGCGGGCGGTCGTCGTCGGGCAGTTTCACCACGAGCAGGTCGCTCTCGGTGAACGCGAACTTCGCGGACGTGAGGATCTCGTACCCGCGCTCGTAGTCGCTCGGCACGAGCCGGATGATCGCACAGTCGGCCGTTTCTACCACGGTCAACGACACGACGCGCACATCGGTCTGCTCGAAGCGCCGAACGAGATCGAGCAGCGCGCCCATGCGGTTCGAGAGGAACACGTTGAACTGCCGCACGCTCGGCCACCCGCGTGCCTTCGCGGTGTCGAACTCTATGTTGGCTTCATCGCCGAAGCTCATCGAAGCTCCTGCCCGCGGTCTCGGCGGGCGTGTGCAAAGATTTGTACAGAGTGAGTTTACCGGCCGCGAAGGGGGCGGGTCAACGGAACTGCGCCGGTGTGAGTGCGGCTTCAGGCCGGAGTTGCGCAACAATCAATCTGCGTGGCACCTTCAGTTCGAGCCTCAATCCATCCGGGCGGGTAGTTATGCCCCGAGATCAGGTTGTACCAATTTTGCCGATTGACCGGCACGAGTGAGGATCGCTTCCGCCGCGAGGTACCCGCTACGCACCGCCCCCTCCATCGTCGCGGGCCACCCGGTCGCGGTCCAGTCGCCGGCTAGCGCAAGGTTCGCGATGGGAGACGCCTGCACCGGGCGCCACTGATCGATCCCCGGCACCGCACTGAACGTCGCAGTATGCTCAGTCACGACCTTCGCACGAAGCAATTTCGCCGCGCTGACCGGCGGGAACACGCGCCCGAGTTCTTCCACGATCCGCCGCTGAATTTCGTCGCGCCCAAGCCCCTTCAGATCGCGCGCGGCGCTGACCACAACCTGCAAGTAGAACTCACCCGGCGCGACCTCTCCGCGATCGAATACCCACTGCCCCAAGCAATCGATCAGGACCGCATGCGGTAGTTTCATCGTGGCCCGGTCGAACCACAAGTGAACGCTGGTAATCGGGGACGCGGTGAGGTTCTTCACGTTGCCAAAGTACGGCTCGCGCGCGACCAGATCTTCAGGCAGCAGATCGGCAACGCGATCGAATGGCACCGCCAAAACGTACCAGTCGGCGGAAAGAGTCGAACCGTCGCGCAGTTCGATGCCCCGGATACCTCCCCCCCCATCCCCCCTCCTGTCAGGGAAGGGGGAGCCGGTAGGCGAGCCCGCTGGGTTTGAGGCTACGTGTGCGGACAATTCTTTCTCCCCCTTCCCTTCAGGGAGGGGGGATGGGGGGGGAGGTTCCCCAACAATCAGTCGCTTCACCCCGGCGTTCTCTCGTACTTCGACATTGTGTGCGGCAAACCACGCGCACAGTTCGTCGCCGTAGAGCCGACCGAGCGGCACCGTTGGGACGTGAACGGTGAACCCGTCGCGGTGGCGCACGAACCCGTCGCGGAACACCTTCCGCGCGTACTTCAGACCCACGCGGTCCACGGTTTCGTTCAGCGCGCTCGTCAGCACGATCGCCCAGAACCGCTCGATGGTGCGATCGTTCTGGCGGTGCGCCCGCAACCACGGCAACAGCGGCGGGTCCGCGTCCGGGTGCTCCGCGAGCATTCGCACCAAGCCGTAGCCCACCCGAAGTTTGTCCAGCGGCGTGAGGTAGTGCGCGCCCATCAGTGCGCGGCCGAGGTGAAGAGGAGCCGGCCACGGATCCGCCTTGAACACGCTCGCTCGGCGGTCCGGTGTGACGAAGTAGAGTTTCGGTTGCGGTGCGAGGAGGTGGTCAACGCCGACCGTACGGAGGAAGTGCGCGAGGTTCGTGCAGCACCCCATGCTGACGTGCTGGCACGCATCCACCATCTGGCCCGTCGTGGGGTCGACGAACGACCCGGCGCGCCCGCCGAGCCGCCCGCGCGATTCGAGCACCGTGACCTGGAATCCGTGTTGCGCCAGCCCCGCGGCAGCAGCCAGCCCCGCGAGCCCGCCCCCGACCACGACCGCGGTCCCCGTCACCATTACAGCCAGCCCCACTTCACGAAGTACCCGGACCCGCACACGAGCAACTTGCGCCACTTGGGCACGCGCACCCGCCGGGTGAACACGTCGTAGTCGTTCCGCTCGATCTCGTCCAGCAGGCCGCGGTAAGTGCCGTGCATGACGTGGAAGATCGCCCGCCCCTCGGCCGAGAGTAGCGGCAGAAGAGTGGCACCGCGCCGATAATACGCCCTCGTGCGTGCGATCTGGAACCGCATCATCGCGCGGAAATTCTCGCCCGCGGCGGGGTCGCGCCACTGCTCCGGCGGGCACCCGAACCGCGCGAGTTCGTCGGCCGGCAGGTACACGCGGTCGCGAGCGTAATCTTCGGCGAGGTCGCGCAGGATGTTCGTGAGTTGGAATGCGATCCCGGCCGCTTCCGCACTGGGCTCGGTTTCGCACGCAGCCACGCCGGGTTGATTCCCCCAAATACGAACGCACGCCAGTCCGACCGCCGACGCGACGCGGTAGCAGTACGGGTACAGGTCCGCGAACGTCCCCATTCGCACCGGTTCGGTATCGGTTTCCATACCGTCAATGGCATCGAACAGGTATTGGGGGGGAACGTCGAACCGGCGCACGGTCTGCACAAGCGCCGGGTGAATCGGGTGGGTAAAATCCCCCGCGAGCGCGGCACGTAGGCTCTCGCGCCACGCAGCGAGCTTCTTGCGTGCTACGGCGCCGGCCATTTTGCAGCACACGCCAGACTTCTGGGCGGTGTCGGCCGGTTCGTCGGCGAGATCGTCCGTCGCCCGCATGTACGCATACAGGGCATACATCGCATCGCGCTTGGCAGGTCCGAGCAAGCGGAACGCGAACGGAAAGGAACTGTTCGCAGCGGACGTGATCGCACGGCACGCGGCAAACGAGGCGCGAAGGGCCGAAGGGGAACGGGGGCGGGCCGCGCGCAAGCGCCCCGGCCCGGTCTCGAACGTGTTGGTTTCGCCCCTCATCCTTGGCCCTTCGCCGTCGCGCCCTTCGGCGATGTTACTGGCCCAGGTTCACCCGAACGCGCTGACCGACGCGAAGCGGGGGCTTGCCCGCAGGAGAAGGATCGGTGATTTCGATCACCGCTTCGAGTGCGCGAGTATCGCTCGCGATGAGGTTCTCTGCGTTGGCGCGTTTCGGGAGGAAGTTCTTGCCGATGTCGCGCACAACACCGGTGTAGGTGAGTTTCGCGTCGCTGTGGTCCGAGATCGTGACCTGTTTGCCGATCCGATCGTTACCCAAGCGGTGAGCGAACTCGGCTTCCACTTCAGCGCGAACGATGCGCGGACCGGCCGGGATGAGCAATAGCGCCGGTGCCCGCGTGCTGATACCGAGTGTGGTGCCGGCACTGATCGACACCTGCTCCACGGTACCGGCCACCTTCGCCTTCACCACGCACATGTCCACCGCAATTTGAGCCCGCGCCAGTTCCGCCTGGGCCTGTTTCACCGCGGCTTCGGCTTGGTCGACCGGCAGTTGAGCGTTAACCGCTTCCAGGGCTTCGAGTTTCGCCTTCTCGATTTCCCACTCGTTGTAAGCCCCGGTGTATTTGCTTTGGGCCTCGGCGTACTGCGGCTCGTTTTTCAGTTTGGCGGGCCACTCATTGGGTTGAAATCCGTTTTGTTTGTAACCGTTCTCCATATTCGCTTTAACGATCGAAACGATATTATCCGCGTCACCGGCGCGCCGATTCAAGGCTTCGACACCCTTTTTCATTACCTCGATGTTCTTGGCGTGCCGCTTCTTCCCTTCTTTGGCTTCGGCCACTTTCGTCTCGGCGAGTGCGACCGCGGCCTTGGCGCTATCAACGGTCGCCTGCTGGAGCGTCGCGTCGAAGGCGTAGAGCGGCTGGTCGACCTTGACCTCTTCACGGTCTGTCACAAACACCTTTGACACGGTGCCGGACGAGAGCACCGGCGGGAGGCCATAAGAAACGTGCGGCGTGTTGGTGTCCACCGTTCCGAGGACGATCGTTCCCCCGGTCGCGCGCGGCGCGTCCCCCTTGGCGCTGGCGTCGGAGGTGCTACCGTGGGCCAGTTCGCGCGCCCCGATCAGGCTCCCGATCACCAGCGCCAGACCGGTTACGATGAGTACAGGTCGCGCTTTGTGAAGCCAATTCATGGGGTTCCTCCGGTGTGAGCCGGCCACGGGCCGGGCGAGAACCAGTGTGTCGGACCCGATTCGTTCGTACCGCTCGGCCGCGTCTCCGCGGTCACTCGTGCGGCAGGGTGCGCCGTTCCAGGTGCCCGTCGTCCAGGTGGTAGTACACGTCCACGAACGGCAGGATGCGGTGGTCGTGCGACACGCACAGCACCGAGGCGCCGTTCTGGTGGGCCGCGTCGCGCAGCAGCTCGATCACCTTCTGACCGTTTTCCCAGTCCAGCGCGCTCGTCGGTTCGTCGGCGAACATGAAACTGGGGTTCTTCACGAGCGCCCGCCCGATGGCGACCCGCTGCTTCTCGCCGCCGGACAACTGGGCCGGCTTCTTGTGCTTGTTCTTCGCCAGCCCGAGCTTGTCGAGCATCTCGTCGGCGCGCCGGCGGGCGTCGCCCGGGCCGGTGCCCTCGCCCCACTTCAGCACGATTTCCAACTGCTGGCGCGCGGTGAGCGCCGGGAACAAATTATACCCCTGGAAGATGAACCCCGTGTGCTTGCGCCGGTACTGTTCGCGCTCCTTACCGGTCATCTGCCACACGTCGCGCAGCACCCCGTCGTCGTCCGCGAGTACCTGCCCGGAGTCCGGCTCGAGCAGCCCCGACAGGATCGCGAGGAGCGTCGATTTCCCGCTCCCGGACGGCCCCATCAGGAGCACGAGCTGCCCCGGGAACAGGTCCATCGACACTTCCTGGAGGGCCGCGCGCCGGGCCGTACCGTCACCGAAGGTGCGGATCAGTTTCACGCCCCTCAAGCTCGGAATCGTACTGTTACCGGCCCGGGCCATCGCACGTCCTTCTTCGCGGGTCACGGTTACGGGTCCGCGGCCTTACAGCTTCGAACCGCCGACCACTCGCACTAACGCAGCAGCGATATCGGCTCGATCTGCCGGACACTCCGCAGCGCGAAGATGCCGGAAACGAGTGCCATACCAATAGTCACAACGGCCGTACCCAGGAGCACCTCCCAGCGGAGGTCC
This region of Gemmata massiliana genomic DNA includes:
- a CDS encoding acetolactate synthase; this translates as MSFGDEANIEFDTAKARGWPSVRQFNVFLSNRMGALLDLVRRFEQTDVRVVSLTVVETADCAIIRLVPSDYERGYEILTSAKFAFTESDLLVVKLPDDDRPLLTITKALLSAEINICYMYPLLIGVGPLGNTAIAVYVDDFESAAPALEAQGFTLFTEGDLSE
- a CDS encoding phytoene/squalene synthase family protein, producing the protein MRGETNTFETGPGRLRAARPRSPSALRASFAACRAITSAANSSFPFAFRLLGPAKRDAMYALYAYMRATDDLADEPADTAQKSGVCCKMAGAVARKKLAAWRESLRAALAGDFTHPIHPALVQTVRRFDVPPQYLFDAIDGMETDTEPVRMGTFADLYPYCYRVASAVGLACVRIWGNQPGVAACETEPSAEAAGIAFQLTNILRDLAEDYARDRVYLPADELARFGCPPEQWRDPAAGENFRAMMRFQIARTRAYYRRGATLLPLLSAEGRAIFHVMHGTYRGLLDEIERNDYDVFTRRVRVPKWRKLLVCGSGYFVKWGWL
- a CDS encoding amino acid-binding ACT, producing the protein MSFKMQRVHLFHAEVEDKPGGTAAKLKKLAEAGAHLEYVYSQRSLTKAGVGDLYVAPLHGNGELAAARAAGLHEVGEPIVMRVEGDDKAGLGGRVTQAWEMAGINLHGLVMSVVGGKFIGYATFDSVADANKAATILAELGTA
- a CDS encoding HlyD family secretion protein, which encodes MNWLHKARPVLIVTGLALVIGSLIGARELAHGSTSDASAKGDAPRATGGTIVLGTVDTNTPHVSYGLPPVLSSGTVSKVFVTDREEVKVDQPLYAFDATLQQATVDSAKAAVALAETKVAEAKEGKKRHAKNIEVMKKGVEALNRRAGDADNIVSIVKANMENGYKQNGFQPNEWPAKLKNEPQYAEAQSKYTGAYNEWEIEKAKLEALEAVNAQLPVDQAEAAVKQAQAELARAQIAVDMCVVKAKVAGTVEQVSISAGTTLGISTRAPALLLIPAGPRIVRAEVEAEFAHRLGNDRIGKQVTISDHSDAKLTYTGVVRDIGKNFLPKRANAENLIASDTRALEAVIEITDPSPAGKPPLRVGQRVRVNLGQ
- a CDS encoding zinc ribbon domain-containing protein; amino-acid sequence: MPVVTCPKCPTQLKIPDGAKGSAKCPKCSTIFPITEPQASAFEVVNTPTPKAPALGSRSIAVPKPAKPGVADDADFEVVDEKPRKGLQYYKDDADEDDRPQKKKTRSYEDDEDDRPRSKSRRRDDDEDEEDDRPRKKKKRRDDDDEDEKPRSNKRAVFAKGKVAALLLSISFWLNLAAYGLLTLYALIAWVGVAAATSSSPSSRSSSSGGGGGGAGLESALEILVVLPGLIGLGAWIVGLVGCSFAIAGSNRGRGMAITSTVLSSVHLILLGVTFSNLHGGGGIGFARGFGGVGSFAWMSMVSALPSVDAFLPVLFYQSRSIGGEYIVSLLAGVCEVLRLIFVLVTLKGLASAARDYGAAEKSQTGIMISAFVLGGTVLGILFMTVLLAESKFAPSTMAHLGMLMIVATLGAYTFMMLTPALAALQTKDACARRS
- a CDS encoding amidohydrolase family protein — protein: MRWFALYAPIVIALSLPFVPARDPVPVANTSADAEKVLAFKNATIHTAVDDKPLENATLVVRGGKIIDLGAAEVRIPAGAEVIDLKGAVIIPGLVDTHSHVGVSSRPGVSANNDLSEMSGPVQPSVRAIDSFNADDPGIRMATAGGVTTANVMPGSGNVIGGQTVYVKYRGRSIEEMRITGRAGAKDIVGGLKMANGENPKGYGRGKGVAPFTRMKIAALQRETFQKAKEYKAKIDAGGKVDRDITLEPLVEVLEGKRTVHFHCHRADDLLTAVRISEEFGFEIVLQHATEGYRVADVLAKKKIPVSLTIIDSPGGKAETMGLLEENAAVLNKAGVTVTINTDDSITESRFMLRSAAIALRGGMSEADALKAVTITAAKLLHLDHRLGSLAKGKDADFAILNGAPFSVYTRVTQTWIDGKKVFDETTDRAYRDGGFALPASEKLPAEKGRFGEGARPVPKTENRTFDGSTAELKGAVAVQADHIHTTGPIGTFAGTVIVKDGKVLHVLRGEHTFKNMPVYKAKHVTPGLIDPFCSVGLSGAWNIPADQDQDEPSDPNQSDLSALDGFNPREPLLDFLQANGITVVHATPGRQNPIAGRGGVFRADGATVDSAAIVPVGSVIVNLGESSKGKTPTSRMGVAALVRKAFADAQTYQKQAGSKNAKHEALIPALEGKVPVYFAAHRKDDIQTALRLASEFKLKPVIALGTEGYRMVDELKKAGVPVVVHPTMQRAGGSMETLHSYTGTARVLEEAGIPVTICTGFEGYVPKTRVLRYEAAMAVAAGMESERALRAITINAAKLLGIEKECGSIEVGKVADLVLYDGDPFEHATHVTQTIMRGKIVYDRSDYLKLPFERRILTLTGGGSGVGCCMGW
- a CDS encoding ABC transporter ATP-binding protein, with amino-acid sequence MARAGNSTIPSLRGVKLIRTFGDGTARRAALQEVSMDLFPGQLVLLMGPSGSGKSTLLAILSGLLEPDSGQVLADDDGVLRDVWQMTGKEREQYRRKHTGFIFQGYNLFPALTARQQLEIVLKWGEGTGPGDARRRADEMLDKLGLAKNKHKKPAQLSGGEKQRVAIGRALVKNPSFMFADEPTSALDWENGQKVIELLRDAAHQNGASVLCVSHDHRILPFVDVYYHLDDGHLERRTLPHE
- a CDS encoding hydroxysqualene dehydroxylase HpnE; the encoded protein is MVTGTAVVVGGGLAGLAAAAGLAQHGFQVTVLESRGRLGGRAGSFVDPTTGQMVDACQHVSMGCCTNLAHFLRTVGVDHLLAPQPKLYFVTPDRRASVFKADPWPAPLHLGRALMGAHYLTPLDKLRVGYGLVRMLAEHPDADPPLLPWLRAHRQNDRTIERFWAIVLTSALNETVDRVGLKYARKVFRDGFVRHRDGFTVHVPTVPLGRLYGDELCAWFAAHNVEVRENAGVKRLIVGEPPPPSPLPEGKGEKELSAHVASNPAGSPTGSPFPDRRGDGGGGIRGIELRDGSTLSADWYVLAVPFDRVADLLPEDLVAREPYFGNVKNLTASPITSVHLWFDRATMKLPHAVLIDCLGQWVFDRGEVAPGEFYLQVVVSAARDLKGLGRDEIQRRIVEELGRVFPPVSAAKLLRAKVVTEHTATFSAVPGIDQWRPVQASPIANLALAGDWTATGWPATMEGAVRSGYLAAEAILTRAGQSAKLVQPDLGA